The DNA segment CGCAAAACTTTGTGTTACTCAAAGTCTACTGAAATGTTAAAAGCATCCGTTCGCTTGTTACTTGATTATCTTAAGTATTGGACTATCCCTCTGCCACTTTAATCATGACTTTATTGTGCAACACCTATTTTTACTACCTAATCTTTCTTATGGTATCTGCTCAATTGTGGCAAGCAAACCAAGATTTAGCTCAAGCTTGTCTAGAACATCCGTTTGTTCAAGGTATTGGGAATGGTACGCTGGCGCGACATAAATTTGCATTTTATGTAGGACAAGATGCTTTTTTCTTAGAAGCTTTTGCCCGTGCTTATAGTATTGCAGCAGCGAAAGCACCAGATTGGGAAGGGTTTAGTATTTTTCATAATCTAGCCAATGGCGTGTTAGAAGAACTGCGTTTGCACGAAAGTTATGCAAAGGCTTGGGATGTTGACTTGCGCAATGTAGAACCGCAGCCTGCGACGCGGCGTTATACAGATTTTTTATTGGCGACTGCTTGGGGTAGTGATGTTGGGTTGATTGCGGTGGCGATGTTGCCTTGTATGTGTTTGTATGGTTTTTTAGGACAGCAGTTAGCACAAAATGGCATTGCAGAACATTCTTATAGTGAGTGGATTCGGACTTATAGCGGTTCTGAGTTTGAGCAACTTGCGATGCAGTTAGAATCTTTGTGCGATCGCTATACCAGCATGACACCTCTAGCACAATCAACATATCGCTACGCTATGTTGTGCGAACGCGATTTTTTTCAAGCCGCATGGGAAGAAGAAGTGACTAGTGATTAGTGACTAGTTGCTAGTTACTAGCTGTAATGAGAAATATAATTCAGTATACAGTTTAAATTCTGAAGCTCAGTCGTGGTTTTGCGTCTCAGAATGTAGTTTAACTTATTGGACGATGACAACTAGTGCTACTACTCTAACAACTAATCACTATTCACTCATCACTCGCCCCTCTCAGGTAAGATTATGTTGTTACGATTACCATTCAATTTATGCCGAATGCTCATGTGATCGGATTGGGAAAATCCGGTATTGCCGCTGCACAACTGTTAAAACGGCAAGGTTGGGAGGTAACGTTGAGCGATCGCAGTTCTGCTGCTTCGCCAGAACAACCGCGACTAGAAAGTGAGGGTATTGCTGTTAAACTCGGTTACTCATGGCATCCCGATGTTGATGATTCTACTCAACTTGTAGTTGTCAGTCCTGGTGTTCCTTGGGATATTCCAGCATTAATCGCGGCACGCGAGCAAGGTATTGAAACAATTGGCGAAATGGAATTAGCTTGGCGCAACCTGCGATCGCATCCTTGGGTAGCTGTTACAGGTACAAATGGCAAAACAACAACAACAGCATTAATTGCAGCAATCTTTCAAACCACTGGGCTGAATGCTCCCGCGTGTGGCAACATTGGTTATGCTGCGTGTGAATTAGCTTTAGAATCAGCTAAACCGCTAGATTGGGTAATTGCAGAAATTAGCAGCTATCAAATTGAGTCTTCGTCTTCAATCGCGCCTCGCATTGGTATTTGGACAACATTTACACCAGATCACCTCAGTCGTCATTGCACCTTAGAAAATTACTACAACATTAAAGCTCAGCTTTTGCGTCAAAGTGAGTTGCAAATATTTAATGGCGATGATGCATATTTAAAGGAAATCGGCGCAAATTGGCAAGATGCGTATTGGACGAGTGTTAAAGGAAAGGCGCATTTAATTGGAAATACCCAAGGAACTTATATAGAAGATGGTTGGGTTGTGTTTCAAGGCGATCGCATTGTGCAAGTTTCAGCGTTACGCATGGTGGGAGAACACAATCACCAAAATCTTTTGATGGCGGTAGCAGCCGCGCGGTTAGCAGGAATTGATCAAGAAGCGATTTTTCAAGCCGTTACTAATTTTCCTGGTGTTCCGCATCGTTTGGAACACATTTGCACAATCGCTGGAGTTGATTTTATTAATGATAGTAAAGCAACTAATTATGATGCGGCGCAAGTGGGTTTATCGGCGGTAGTTAGCCCTGTAATTTTAATTGCTGGGGGTGAAGCGAAAGCTGGTGATGATACAAGTTGGCTGCAAACAATTCAAGAAAAAGCTGCGGCTGTCTTACTAATTGGCGACGCTGCACCTCGTTTTGCTCAGCGATTGAAAGATGTGGGATACTCTCACTACGAAATCGTCGAAACTATGGAAAGGGCTGTCTCAAGATCTGCTGAATTAGCCCCACAAACGAATGCCCGTGTTGTGTTATTGTCGCCTGCGTGTGCCAGTTTTGACCAATTTCAAAATTTTGAACAAAGAGGCGATCGCTTTCGCGAACTTTGCCTTGCTTTAGTTTAACCTCAACAAGTATGACAGCTTGTCTTTTGACAAACTCAATAAATAATTATAAGTGTTGATATAGTACCAATTCATCAAAATAATATGCTGAACAATATCTAGGTTTTAATTTAATAGTAAACGTCAAAGAGTTGGTATAAATTTAGAAACCTATTTAACCCTATTGATTTGAGTTTTGTTTTCAAGAATGCTTCTCAAAATTTTGATTGCAGCCACTGCATTATTCGGTGTTACAAGTATTAGTACTCATGCAGGAAATATAAGAACGCAAAGTATTATTTCTCACAGTCCTAGCAACCATAATCAATCGGATAACCACGATCAAATCATGGAAATTCCTTCAGGACAAGCTGTACCAACAGTTAACTTAGTTGTGCATAAAGATACCATGAAAGGCTATAACTTAGAAGTAAAAGTAACTAATTTTAAATTTGCACCAGAAAGAGTTAATACAGCAGCTGTACCTGGAGAAGGTCACGGACATATTTATATTAATAACCAAAAACTTACACGCTTGTATGGCTCTTGGTACTATTTAGAAAATTTACAACCAGGAAAAAACGAGATTACAGTCAGTTTAAATGCTAACAATCATATGGCTTTAGCTGATAATGGAAAGCGAATTTCTGATACTGAAGTTGTTAATATTCCTGGAGT comes from the Gloeocapsopsis sp. IPPAS B-1203 genome and includes:
- a CDS encoding TenA family protein gives rise to the protein MVSAQLWQANQDLAQACLEHPFVQGIGNGTLARHKFAFYVGQDAFFLEAFARAYSIAAAKAPDWEGFSIFHNLANGVLEELRLHESYAKAWDVDLRNVEPQPATRRYTDFLLATAWGSDVGLIAVAMLPCMCLYGFLGQQLAQNGIAEHSYSEWIRTYSGSEFEQLAMQLESLCDRYTSMTPLAQSTYRYAMLCERDFFQAAWEEEVTSD
- the murD gene encoding UDP-N-acetylmuramoyl-L-alanine--D-glutamate ligase encodes the protein MPNAHVIGLGKSGIAAAQLLKRQGWEVTLSDRSSAASPEQPRLESEGIAVKLGYSWHPDVDDSTQLVVVSPGVPWDIPALIAAREQGIETIGEMELAWRNLRSHPWVAVTGTNGKTTTTALIAAIFQTTGLNAPACGNIGYAACELALESAKPLDWVIAEISSYQIESSSSIAPRIGIWTTFTPDHLSRHCTLENYYNIKAQLLRQSELQIFNGDDAYLKEIGANWQDAYWTSVKGKAHLIGNTQGTYIEDGWVVFQGDRIVQVSALRMVGEHNHQNLLMAVAAARLAGIDQEAIFQAVTNFPGVPHRLEHICTIAGVDFINDSKATNYDAAQVGLSAVVSPVILIAGGEAKAGDDTSWLQTIQEKAAAVLLIGDAAPRFAQRLKDVGYSHYEIVETMERAVSRSAELAPQTNARVVLLSPACASFDQFQNFEQRGDRFRELCLALV